From a single Nicotiana tomentosiformis chromosome 2, ASM39032v3, whole genome shotgun sequence genomic region:
- the LOC138905841 gene encoding uncharacterized protein, which produces MELEHKAMWALKKLNLDWAEAANLRMTQLNEMEEFRLHAHESAAVHKNRMNFVHDKKILKREFKFDDLVLLFNSRLKLFSGKLKSKWSGPFKVVNVSPYGAIELESEDRTRTFKVNGSGSSITSYHMRKALGRTIRTQG; this is translated from the coding sequence atggagcttgaacacaaagccatgtgggcattgaaaaagttgaatcttgattgggccGAAGCTGCTAACCTAAGAATGACACAACTCAATGAGATGGAAGAATTCCGTCTCCATGCCCATGAGAGTGCAGCTGTGCATAAGAATAGAATGAATTTTGTTCATGACAAGAAGATCTTGAAGAGGGAATTCAAATTCGATGACTTGGTCTTACTCTTCAACTCAAGACTCAAGTTATTTTCGGGcaaactcaaatccaaatggtCTGGCCCGTTCAAAGTTGTGAATGTGTCCCCCTATGGAGCTATTGAATTGGAGTCGGAGGACAGGACTCGAACTTTCAAAGTAAATGGCAGCGGGTCAAGCATTACCTCGTACCACATGAGAAAGGCACTTGGTAGAACAATTCGCACTCAAGGATAG
- the LOC104110581 gene encoding uncharacterized protein has protein sequence MPGFAKDLKDLITKKKTTKNEVVNMTHRVSSIIAITTVQKKEDPGAFKIPCTIGLRDLARDLCDNGASINLMPIAIYKQAGLGMPRPTSMRLQMADRSIKRPVGIVDDVLVKVGKFLLPTDFVILDFAVDKEIPIILGRLFLATRRALMDSEQNEIKFRGNDEEVTFQASKGMKLPHAYESISVIDVVNEVEDAIEMKMEEE, from the coding sequence atgCCGGGTTTTGCTAAAGACTTGAAAGACTTGATCACCAAGAAGAAAACCACCAAGAATGAAGTGGTGAATATGACTCACCGAGTTAGTTCCATCATTGCAATAACCACCGTTCAAAAGAAAGAAGACCCGGGAGCTTTTAAaattccatgcactattgggTTGCGCGATTTAGCAAGAGATCTTTGTGATAATGGGGCTAGCATCAACTTAATGCCTATTGCTATTTACAAGCAAGCGGGGTTAGGTATGCCGAGGCCTACaagtatgaggttgcaaatggccgatcgttcAATAAAGAGACCGGTGGGGATTGTTGATGATGTTCTTGTGAAAGTGGGAAAGTTCCTCCTTCCCACcgactttgtgatccttgatttTGCTGTTGATAAAGAAATCCCTATCATCTTGGGGAGACTATTCCTTGCTACCAGAAGAGCACTTATGGATTCAGAACAAAATGAGATCAAGTTCCGAGGTAATGATGAAGAGGTTACTTTTCAAGCGAGTAAGGGTATGAAATTGCCACATGCATACGAAAGCATCTCAGTCATTGATGTTGTTAATGAGGTAGAAGATGCAATCGAGATGAAAATGGAAGAAGAATGA